A stretch of the Enterobacteriaceae endosymbiont of Donacia proxima genome encodes the following:
- the serC gene encoding 3-phosphoserine/phosphohydroxythreonine transaminase: MKKIFNFSPGPATLPYEVLKQAQNELINWNNLNFSVMEISHRSNEFIDLLQNIKQDLRELINIPTQYDILFCQGGARTQFAAIPMNLLFYNEIADYANIGYWSLQAIKEAKKYCVPNIINPVKKKNGIFYIKKIENWILNKNSKYIHICPNETIEGIAINKEPILQNKIIIADLSSSILAKEINVKNYGLIYASAQKNIGTAGLTLIIIKKDLIFNNHKKRQEIPSVLDYKIISKYNSMFNTPPTFSLYLSGLVLKWLKKIGGIKYISKINKKKSTLLYNAIDSSNFYINKIKPCNRSITNVTFYLKDKKKEDLFIQKAQENGLYYLKGHKIIGGIRASIYNAMPIEGIKTLVNFMNDFEKNYV; this comes from the coding sequence ATGAAAAAAATATTTAATTTTAGTCCCGGACCTGCTACTTTACCTTATGAAGTTTTGAAACAAGCGCAAAATGAACTAATAAATTGGAATAATTTAAATTTTTCAGTTATGGAAATTAGTCATCGTAGTAATGAATTTATAGATTTATTACAAAATATTAAACAAGATTTACGTGAATTAATTAATATTCCAACACAATATGATATATTATTTTGTCAAGGAGGAGCAAGAACACAATTCGCAGCAATTCCCATGAATTTATTATTTTATAATGAAATAGCCGATTATGCAAATATTGGTTATTGGTCTTTACAAGCAATAAAAGAAGCAAAAAAATATTGTGTTCCTAATATTATTAATCCAGTAAAAAAAAAAAATGGTATTTTTTATATAAAAAAAATAGAAAATTGGATTTTGAATAAGAATTCAAAATATATACATATTTGTCCTAATGAAACTATAGAAGGTATCGCAATTAATAAAGAACCTATATTACAAAATAAAATTATTATAGCAGATTTATCTTCTTCAATTCTCGCAAAAGAAATAAATGTAAAAAATTATGGATTAATATACGCAAGTGCACAAAAAAATATTGGTACCGCTGGATTAACTTTAATAATTATAAAAAAAGATTTAATTTTTAATAATCATAAAAAACGTCAAGAAATACCTTCAGTATTAGATTATAAAATAATTTCTAAATATAATTCAATGTTTAATACACCCCCTACATTTTCTTTATATTTATCCGGATTAGTTTTAAAATGGTTAAAAAAAATAGGTGGGATAAAATATATTAGTAAAATAAATAAAAAAAAATCTACATTACTCTATAATGCTATAGATAGCAGTAATTTTTATATAAATAAAATAAAACCTTGTAATAGATCTATAACAAATGTTACTTTTTATTTAAAAGATAAAAAAAAAGAAGATCTTTTTATACAAAAAGCTCAAGAAAATGGATTATATTATTTGAAAGGACATAAAATAATAGGAGGTATAAGAGCATCTATATATAATGCCATGCCTATAGAAGGAATAAAAACATTAGTAAATTTTATGAATGATTTTGAAAAAAATTATGTATAA
- the rodA gene encoding rod shape-determining protein RodA, with translation MKKKKINYFIHSILHIDLILLILITLILIISLFITWSSTGIYRHVFIKHKLIQILIGFIIMFVAAQIPPEIYKKYSFLFYWFCIILLVAVEFWGYTTKGAKRWLNIYFTKFQPSEIAKISVPLVIAHIINKNKYPINKKIFFRIIILILIPTILVAKQPDLGTAILISLSGIIVLFLSGLSWKIIINSIIIFIIFLPFAWMFLLHDYQRERMSMLLKSHYDLLGIGYHIFQSKTAISSGGLFGKGWLHGTQTQLNFLPEKHTDFVFSVLAEEFGFIGALFIIFLYLLLIGRNLYLSFQCYHFFNKLIISGITFMLFFSIFINISMVSGLLPIVGIPLPLLSYGGTSLVVVMANFGIIMSMYTYNSKI, from the coding sequence ATGAAAAAAAAAAAAATTAATTATTTTATTCATTCTATATTACATATAGATTTAATTTTATTAATATTAATAACATTAATTTTAATAATTAGTTTATTTATAACATGGAGTTCAACAGGTATATATCGTCATGTTTTTATAAAGCATAAATTAATACAAATTTTGATAGGTTTTATAATTATGTTTGTTGCGGCACAAATTCCTCCAGAAATTTATAAAAAATACTCTTTTTTATTTTATTGGTTTTGTATTATTTTATTAGTTGCTGTAGAATTTTGGGGATATACTACAAAAGGTGCAAAAAGATGGTTAAATATATATTTTACTAAATTTCAACCATCTGAAATAGCAAAGATATCTGTTCCTCTAGTAATTGCTCATATTATTAATAAAAATAAATATCCTATTAATAAAAAAATATTTTTTAGAATTATAATTCTTATATTAATACCTACAATATTAGTAGCGAAACAACCTGATTTAGGTACTGCAATATTAATTAGTTTATCTGGCATTATTGTTTTATTTTTATCTGGATTATCGTGGAAAATTATTATAAATAGTATTATTATATTTATAATTTTTCTTCCTTTTGCATGGATGTTTTTATTACATGATTATCAAAGAGAAAGAATGTCAATGTTATTGAAATCACATTATGATTTATTAGGAATAGGATATCATATTTTTCAATCAAAAACTGCAATTAGTTCTGGAGGTTTATTTGGTAAAGGATGGTTACACGGTACACAAACACAATTAAATTTTTTACCAGAAAAACATACCGATTTTGTATTTTCTGTGTTAGCAGAAGAATTTGGTTTTATAGGTGCTTTATTTATTATTTTTTTATATTTATTGCTAATAGGAAGAAATTTATATTTATCTTTTCAATGTTATCATTTTTTTAATAAATTAATAATTAGTGGGATAACATTTATGTTGTTTTTCTCTATATTTATTAACATTAGTATGGTAAGTGGTTTACTACCAATAGTAGGTATCCCTTTACCATTACTTAGTTATGGAGGTACATCGCTTGTAGTTGTTATGGCTAATTTTGGAATTATAATGTCTATGTATACTTATAATAGTAAAATATAA
- the mrdA gene encoding penicillin-binding protein 2 has translation MNVSYNFLHDHIIKSKILIKRIKILIRIFLIFIVIVIYNLYYLQIKSYKKYKLQAEKNYIGFFFLKPDRGLIYDRNGIILAKNKNFYQITMRYNNLKDFYINFSVFQKILKLNINQCDLINFIKKRKKNNPFKSIKLKIDLDNVQVSKFLVNKFRFPTISLKIYQKRFYPQSDVFAHVVGYINSIDNKKKIFFKNKNDVKNYNDISGKGINGIEKYYENILYGIPGYQKIAVNNKGIFSYNICKKKAYTGSDIYLTIDYHLQNYIHSLMSDKKGAVIISDTRNGEILAMVSTPSFDPNIFVNNFEKNNITFLLKSNDDLLINRTIQGIYPPASTVKPYIALLALNLDLINENTILFDPGWWKIPKLNTIYKDWKKIGHGYLNVTKALQESSDFFFYKLAYNIGINKIHKWMIKFGYGELTNIDLFNEKKGNMPTKEWKLQNIQIPWYIGDTISVGIGQSYWNATPIQIHNALTILVNDGISIPLHLFKKKKLNNIFSYYFPPKYKKVINLSKKYWNIIKKGMYNVVNKKNGTIYNYFSTVKNYQVAAKTGTAQVFNLKKKKNYNINTIEKKLRDHKLLIAFAPFNNPKIAMTIIIENSENSISVGDISKSIWDYIFTHKKKFLN, from the coding sequence ATGAATGTAAGTTATAATTTTTTACATGATCATATAATAAAATCAAAAATTCTTATAAAAAGAATTAAAATATTAATTAGAATATTTTTAATATTTATAGTTATTGTAATATATAATTTATATTATTTACAAATAAAATCTTATAAAAAATATAAATTACAAGCTGAAAAAAATTATATCGGTTTTTTTTTTTTAAAACCAGATAGAGGATTAATCTATGATAGAAATGGTATTATTTTAGCTAAAAATAAAAATTTTTATCAAATTACAATGAGATATAATAATCTAAAAGATTTTTATATAAATTTTAGTGTTTTTCAAAAAATATTAAAATTAAATATTAATCAATGCGATCTTATAAATTTTATAAAAAAAAGAAAAAAAAATAATCCTTTTAAATCAATTAAATTAAAAATTGATTTAGATAATGTACAAGTATCAAAATTTTTAGTAAATAAATTTAGATTTCCTACAATATCATTAAAAATTTATCAAAAACGTTTTTATCCTCAAAGTGATGTTTTTGCTCATGTAGTTGGTTATATTAATTCAATAGATAATAAAAAAAAAATTTTTTTTAAAAATAAAAATGATGTAAAAAATTATAATGATATTTCTGGTAAAGGTATTAATGGTATTGAAAAATATTATGAAAATATATTATATGGTATCCCAGGTTATCAAAAAATTGCAGTAAATAATAAAGGTATTTTTTCATATAATATATGCAAAAAAAAAGCTTATACAGGTAGTGATATTTATTTAACAATTGATTATCATTTACAAAATTATATTCACTCATTAATGAGTGATAAAAAAGGTGCTGTTATTATTAGTGATACAAGAAATGGAGAAATTTTAGCTATGGTATCAACTCCTAGTTTTGATCCTAATATCTTTGTAAATAATTTTGAAAAAAATAATATAACTTTTTTATTAAAGAGTAATGATGATCTTTTAATTAATCGAACTATTCAAGGAATTTATCCTCCTGCTTCTACTGTAAAACCATATATAGCTTTATTAGCATTAAATTTAGATTTAATAAATGAAAATACAATTTTATTTGATCCTGGGTGGTGGAAAATCCCTAAATTAAATACAATTTATAAAGATTGGAAAAAAATCGGTCATGGATATTTAAATGTTACTAAAGCATTACAAGAATCATCTGATTTTTTTTTTTATAAATTAGCTTATAATATAGGAATAAATAAAATTCATAAATGGATGATTAAATTTGGTTATGGTGAATTAACAAATATTGATCTTTTTAATGAAAAAAAAGGTAATATGCCTACTAAAGAATGGAAACTACAAAATATACAAATACCCTGGTATATAGGAGATACTATCTCAGTAGGTATAGGACAAAGTTATTGGAATGCTACTCCTATACAAATACATAATGCACTAACTATATTAGTTAACGATGGCATTAGTATCCCCTTACATCTTTTTAAAAAAAAGAAATTAAATAATATTTTTTCTTATTATTTTCCCCCAAAATACAAAAAAGTAATTAATTTATCGAAAAAATATTGGAATATAATAAAAAAAGGAATGTATAATGTAGTTAATAAAAAAAATGGTACTATTTATAATTATTTTTCTACAGTAAAAAATTATCAAGTAGCTGCTAAAACAGGAACAGCACAGGTTTTTAACCTTAAAAAGAAAAAAAATTATAATATTAATACAATTGAAAAAAAACTAAGAGATCACAAGCTTCTAATAGCTTTCGCTCCATTTAATAATCCTAAAATAGCAATGACTATAATTATAGAAAATAGTGAAAATAGTATTTCAGTAGGAGATATTTCAAAAAGTATTTGGGATTATATTTTTACACATAAAAAAAAATTTTTAAATTAA
- the holA gene encoding DNA polymerase III subunit delta, translating to MNQKLINNFYKKIYNEKYYCYILAGDEFFFLKKNLYLLFNKLVSLNYIKNNVIIIDNDIIWDDIFLKFTVNDFFCKKKIIHLLFLNKNIFLQFQNYIFFLLKYIDTNNILILEIHDYINFSIEKIIKNITDNNHGFFLKNNKLNSDQLLNWINFRFKKLNLSINQNMISILKNSYSQNLTFLNQLIDNIYIQKKKNFINVNNFIYKYYLNNPILLKEEKLINFILLGDLKNSFKLIKQMKNNKQNIFFILNKLQKNIFLILKLHRNYKKNSINFIFNKFLIPISKQKNFIKILNRINSKKLNLIIKLLLKIEINIKSFIIKNYTEKYFWIDLEKLILLTS from the coding sequence ATGAATCAAAAATTAATTAATAATTTTTATAAAAAAATTTATAATGAAAAATATTATTGCTATATTTTAGCAGGTGATGAATTTTTTTTTCTAAAAAAAAATTTATATTTATTATTCAATAAATTAGTAAGTTTAAATTATATTAAAAATAATGTTATTATTATAGATAATGACATCATTTGGGATGATATTTTTTTAAAATTTACCGTTAATGATTTTTTTTGTAAAAAAAAAATAATACATTTACTCTTTTTAAACAAAAATATTTTTTTACAATTTCAAAATTATATTTTTTTTTTATTGAAATATATAGATACTAATAATATTCTTATTTTAGAAATTCATGATTATATTAATTTTAGTATAGAAAAAATAATAAAAAATATTACTGATAATAATCATGGTTTTTTTTTAAAAAATAATAAGTTAAATAGTGATCAATTATTAAATTGGATTAATTTTCGTTTTAAAAAGTTAAATCTATCTATAAATCAGAATATGATTTCTATATTAAAAAATTCTTATTCACAAAATTTAACTTTTTTAAATCAATTAATCGATAATATTTATATACAAAAAAAAAAAAATTTTATTAATGTAAATAATTTTATTTATAAATATTATTTAAATAATCCAATTTTATTAAAAGAAGAAAAACTTATTAATTTTATTTTATTAGGTGATTTAAAAAATAGTTTTAAATTAATTAAACAAATGAAAAATAATAAACAAAATATTTTTTTTATTTTAAATAAGTTACAAAAAAATATTTTTCTAATTTTAAAATTACATAGAAATTATAAAAAAAATTCTATAAATTTTATTTTTAATAAATTTTTGATACCTATATCAAAACAAAAAAATTTTATAAAAATTTTAAATAGAATAAATTCAAAAAAATTAAATTTAATAATTAAATTATTACTAAAAATTGAAATAAATATTAAAAGTTTTATAATAAAAAATTATACAGAAAAATATTTCTGGATAGATTTAGAAAAATTAATTTTATTAACATCATAA
- the leuS gene encoding leucine--tRNA ligase has protein sequence MKKEYFPKEIESYVQKKWHLKKTFKVTENYNKPKFYCLSMLPYPSGKLHMGHVRNYTIGDVIARYQRMQGKNVLHPIGWDSFGLPAEIAAHKNNISPYLWTKNNIIEMKKQLKLLGFSFDWDREITTCDPNYYRWEQWFFLKLYKSGLAYKKNALVNWCSIDKTILANEQVINNCCWRCNNIVQKKWVKQWFLKITHYAEELLHDLKKLDGWPKKVKSMQKHWIGEKKGINLLFKIINTSYQFNVFIEKKYINHINDIIFIKILYNHPICKKFIKNINIKNFITKCLLNNFTKKNKFSSIPIMDINSKLFAYNIFIKKKIPIIIVNYLTNITTINAIIGIPTYNNKDLIFAKKYNLFFSKFTKSLNVSENTKNSDKLIHNLILNKIACYKTHYHLQDWSISRQRLWGTPIPIIIQNNRKILPLKEKDLPLVFPNFFFDGNINENYNEKIKKNLKWFLYNKNGIKGQIETDTFDTFFESSWYYARYTCNNEKNSMINKKKAKYWLPVDQYIGGIEHAIMHLMYFRFFHKLMRDMGLLYIDEPVKNLLCQGMVLSDSYYYIDNKKKYHWVNSKDVIFDKKKNIFLNKEGKKLVYNGMIKMSKSKNNGINPQDMIEKYGTDTLRMFIMFAAPPTMDLEWKESGIKGMYRFLNRLWQFIYKYKKIYKNYLKIKNNQKIIQYNQQQLIIKNDINKTVISITNNFEKNQSFNTIISSIIILFKKIMKYKINSDIDHTIIFNGLLIILKILYPFAPHICFVLWKHMGNNNDIDHQLWPVIKNIDTKIKQNFNIIIQINGKKKYVLLIPKKYHNQNNNIKKYILSHNEISKFLVNIKIIKTIYIPYKIFNIVTKK, from the coding sequence ATGAAAAAAGAATATTTTCCTAAAGAAATAGAATCTTATGTACAAAAAAAATGGCATTTAAAAAAAACTTTTAAAGTAACCGAAAATTATAATAAACCTAAATTTTATTGTCTTTCAATGTTACCTTATCCATCAGGAAAATTACATATGGGACATGTACGTAACTATACAATAGGAGATGTTATTGCAAGATATCAACGTATGCAAGGAAAAAATGTTTTACATCCAATTGGTTGGGACTCTTTTGGTTTACCAGCTGAAATAGCAGCGCATAAAAATAATATTTCTCCTTATTTATGGACTAAAAATAATATTATAGAAATGAAAAAACAATTAAAATTATTAGGTTTTAGTTTTGATTGGGATAGAGAAATAACGACATGTGATCCTAATTATTATCGTTGGGAACAATGGTTTTTTCTAAAATTATATAAATCAGGCTTAGCATATAAAAAAAATGCTTTAGTTAATTGGTGTAGTATAGATAAAACAATCTTAGCAAATGAACAAGTTATTAATAATTGTTGTTGGAGATGTAATAATATTGTACAGAAAAAATGGGTTAAACAATGGTTTTTAAAAATTACTCATTATGCTGAAGAATTACTTCATGATTTAAAAAAATTAGATGGATGGCCTAAAAAAGTAAAAAGTATGCAAAAACATTGGATTGGGGAAAAAAAAGGAATAAATCTTCTTTTTAAGATTATAAATACTAGTTATCAATTTAATGTTTTTATAGAAAAAAAATATATTAATCACATTAATGATATTATTTTTATTAAAATTTTATATAATCATCCTATATGTAAAAAATTTATAAAAAATATAAATATTAAAAATTTTATTACAAAATGTTTATTAAATAATTTTACTAAAAAAAATAAATTTTCTTCTATCCCGATAATGGATATTAATAGTAAATTATTTGCATATAATATTTTTATAAAAAAAAAAATACCAATAATCATTGTTAATTATTTAACAAATATCACAACAATTAATGCAATAATTGGTATACCAACATATAATAACAAAGATTTAATATTTGCAAAAAAATATAACTTATTTTTTTCTAAATTTACAAAATCATTAAATGTATCGGAAAATACTAAAAATAGTGATAAATTAATTCATAATTTAATTTTAAATAAAATTGCATGTTATAAAACACATTATCATTTACAAGATTGGAGTATTTCTAGACAACGTTTATGGGGTACACCAATACCTATTATTATACAAAATAATAGAAAAATTTTACCTTTAAAAGAAAAAGATTTACCTTTAGTTTTTCCTAATTTTTTTTTTGATGGAAATATAAATGAAAATTATAATGAAAAAATTAAAAAAAATTTAAAATGGTTTCTTTATAATAAAAATGGTATAAAAGGGCAAATAGAAACTGATACATTTGATACTTTTTTTGAATCTTCATGGTATTATGCTAGATATACTTGTAATAATGAAAAAAATAGTATGATAAATAAAAAAAAAGCTAAATATTGGTTACCTGTTGATCAATATATTGGAGGTATAGAGCATGCTATAATGCATTTAATGTATTTTCGTTTTTTTCATAAATTAATGAGAGATATGGGTTTATTATATATTGATGAACCAGTAAAAAATTTATTATGTCAAGGAATGGTTTTATCTGATTCTTATTATTACATAGATAATAAAAAAAAATACCATTGGGTTAATTCGAAAGATGTTATTTTTGATAAAAAAAAAAATATTTTTTTAAATAAAGAAGGAAAAAAATTAGTCTATAATGGTATGATAAAAATGTCAAAATCTAAAAATAATGGTATTAATCCTCAAGATATGATTGAAAAATATGGAACTGATACTTTACGTATGTTTATTATGTTCGCTGCACCTCCTACTATGGATTTAGAATGGAAAGAATCAGGAATAAAAGGAATGTATAGATTTCTAAATAGATTATGGCAATTTATTTATAAATATAAAAAAATATATAAAAATTATTTAAAAATTAAAAATAATCAGAAAATAATTCAATATAATCAACAACAACTTATCATTAAAAATGATATAAATAAAACTGTTATTAGCATAACTAATAATTTTGAAAAAAATCAATCTTTTAATACTATAATATCTTCTATAATAATTTTATTTAAAAAAATTATGAAATATAAAATTAATAGTGATATTGATCATACTATCATTTTTAATGGATTATTAATTATATTAAAAATATTATATCCTTTTGCACCTCACATTTGTTTCGTATTATGGAAACATATGGGGAACAATAACGATATAGATCATCAATTGTGGCCAGTAATTAAAAATATTGATACAAAAATAAAACAAAATTTTAATATTATTATACAAATTAATGGAAAAAAAAAATATGTTCTTTTAATCCCTAAAAAATATCATAATCAAAATAATAACATTAAAAAATATATATTATCACATAATGAAATTTCTAAATTTTTAGTTAATATTAAAATAATAAAAACAATATATATACCATATAAAATTTTTAATATAGTAACAAAAAAATAA
- the ybeY gene encoding rRNA maturation RNase YbeY — protein sequence MKLDIILNYYNFCKNYKKLPYKNDILYWLHIIFIKTNIKKIRITISIVEKNYIKKLNKKYFQISKPTNVLSFLENNNFLKKTLLGEIILCKEIIEYESFLQKKSLNAHWAHMIIHSCLHLLKYDHKNIEETCIMQIKEINILNLLGYKNPY from the coding sequence ATGAAATTAGATATTATTTTAAATTATTATAATTTTTGTAAAAATTATAAAAAATTACCATATAAAAATGATATTTTATATTGGTTACATATAATATTCATAAAAACTAATATAAAAAAAATCAGAATTACTATTTCTATAGTAGAAAAAAATTATATTAAAAAACTTAATAAAAAATATTTTCAAATATCTAAACCTACAAACGTTCTTTCTTTTTTAGAAAATAATAATTTTTTAAAAAAAACATTATTAGGAGAAATAATTTTATGTAAAGAAATTATTGAATATGAATCTTTTTTACAAAAAAAATCATTAAATGCTCATTGGGCTCATATGATCATACATTCATGTTTACATCTATTAAAATATGATCATAAAAATATTGAAGAAACATGCATTATGCAGATAAAAGAAATTAACATACTTAATTTACTTGGTTATAAAAATCCATATTAA
- the miaB gene encoding tRNA (N6-isopentenyl adenosine(37)-C2)-methylthiotransferase MiaB encodes MLKNKLYIKTWGCQMNEYDSSKIADIMKSELNCEITTSVTNANILILNTCSIREKAQEKLFHQLGRWKSFKKDNPNIIIGVGGCVASQEGKKILERAYYIDIIFGPQTIHRIPQMIYKVRQFKKYLIDISFPKIEKFKFFPLKKTKKISSFITIIEGCNKYCTYCIVPYTRGKEISRPYKDIILEIKHLASQGVKEIYLLGQNVNAYKYFDKENKKYYTFVKLLKLIAKIKNIKRIRFTTNHPKYFSDELINIYKIIPQLVNFVHLPVQSGSDKILYLMKRQYNIKEYTQIINKLRSIRPLMQISSDFIVGFPGENKEDFNNTISLILDLDLDMSFSFIYSSRPGTPASKMKDNISLLEKKKRLYLLQYHIKQQTKKFSLKMINTIQIILVENFSFQNHKYFGKTENNRIVFFTSSENYIGKFVKIKIIDSNIYSLYGKFISIHKI; translated from the coding sequence ATGTTAAAAAATAAATTATATATTAAAACTTGGGGCTGTCAAATGAATGAATATGATTCTTCTAAGATAGCTGATATTATGAAAAGTGAATTAAATTGTGAAATTACTACATCAGTCACAAATGCAAATATTTTAATATTAAATACTTGTTCTATCAGAGAAAAAGCACAAGAAAAACTTTTCCATCAATTAGGAAGGTGGAAAAGTTTTAAAAAAGATAATCCTAATATTATTATAGGTGTAGGTGGATGTGTTGCTTCACAAGAAGGTAAAAAAATTTTAGAAAGAGCATATTATATAGATATTATTTTTGGGCCTCAGACTATTCATAGAATACCTCAAATGATATATAAAGTACGTCAATTTAAAAAATATTTAATTGATATTAGTTTTCCTAAAATTGAAAAATTTAAATTTTTTCCTTTAAAAAAAACAAAAAAAATAAGTTCCTTTATCACTATTATAGAAGGATGTAATAAATATTGTACTTATTGTATAGTACCTTATACAAGAGGAAAAGAAATAAGTAGACCATATAAAGATATTATTTTAGAAATTAAACATTTAGCATCTCAAGGAGTTAAAGAAATATATTTATTAGGACAAAATGTTAATGCTTATAAATATTTTGATAAAGAAAATAAAAAATATTATACATTTGTAAAACTATTAAAATTAATTGCAAAAATAAAAAATATAAAAAGGATTAGATTTACTACAAATCATCCAAAATATTTTTCTGATGAACTTATAAATATATATAAAATAATTCCTCAATTAGTAAATTTTGTACATTTACCAGTACAAAGTGGTTCTGATAAAATTTTATATCTTATGAAAAGACAATATAATATTAAAGAATATACACAAATTATAAATAAATTACGAAGTATTAGACCATTAATGCAAATTAGTTCAGATTTTATTGTTGGTTTCCCTGGAGAAAATAAAGAAGATTTTAATAATACTATATCTTTAATACTAGATCTAGATTTAGATATGAGTTTTAGTTTTATTTATTCATCTAGACCAGGAACACCAGCTAGTAAAATGAAAGATAATATTTCTCTTCTAGAGAAGAAAAAAAGATTATATTTACTTCAATATCATATTAAACAACAAACCAAAAAATTTAGTTTAAAAATGATTAATACTATTCAAATAATTTTAGTTGAAAATTTTTCCTTCCAAAATCATAAATATTTTGGTAAAACTGAAAATAATAGAATAGTTTTTTTTACAAGTTCTGAAAATTATATTGGTAAATTTGTTAAAATAAAAATTATTGATTCGAATATATATTCTTTATATGGAAAATTTATATCTATACATAAAATCTAA